AGCACGCACTTTCTCCCATACGGTCTGGTTGAATCCCGTATCTGCTTCCATGTGGGATTATACCCGCACCATCACCGTCATCCGCGATATTTTTCCGATGTTTGAGCTGACAATCGACGGGCTCGAACAAGCAGTGTCGTCGTTAATGCAAAAGTAATGTGCAGCTTTTTTAGAATTTTCTGAGTTATTAAATTAGCCACAGACCCACACAGACTCACACAGACAAATCTTTTCCTCGGTCGACTCTGCCCGAGAAAAAACTGTATGCCCTGCGGGCAACAGTTCTTACCATTTTTATACATGTCCGAAGGCAACTTTTCTAATCCATCTCATAAAGTGTGTTGGGTACATTTTGTTGGTAATCGCGAAGCGATTGACAATTTTTGTTTGGCCAGAGCGCAAGCGTGTCGGCCGAACAAAAGTTAGTGTGGGTCCGTGTGGGTCTGTGGCTTATAAATAAGACCTATCATTCATCCTGTTGTTGTCTAATCGATCCTATATAGCAGGTTTGTGTTGTTCCAGATGGTTTGAGCGAGTTGATCGGGGTCTTCATTGCGAACTTCGGCCAGCTTGAGCAGGACAAATTTAACAAAGGCGGGCTCGTTGCGGCGGGTGTGGTATTTTTCAGGGGCAGGGGTCAGATAGGGGGCATCGGTTTCCACCACCAGTCGATTGGCCGGAATTTGGGGGACCATCTTACGCAGGTCCGACCCCCGTGCTCGGAGCGTCACGATACCAGTTATGCCGATATTCAATCCCAGCTCGAGATATTCTTGCAGCTCCGGCACTGTACCGCTGAAGCAATGAACCACACCGGGGTTTTCATTTTTGAAGTCGGTTTTGAGAATTTCAAGAAAACGACCCCTGGTATCACGTTCATGGAAAATGACCGGCAGCTTGAGGTCAGCGGCCATGTGCAGCTGCCGGGTAAACCATTTTTCCTGATCCTCACGGGGCGAATACATGCGGTTGTAATCCAGCCCGATTTCTCCCCACGCGCGTACGAGCGGGTTTTGCGCCAGTTCCATCAAAAAATCAAGCTCGCCGTTACTGCACTGGCTGGCATCGTGCGGATGAAACCCCACCGAAGCGTAAATGTCCGGATGGCTTTCGGCCAGTTTCACCGCGCGTGTGGCTGTTTTTGTGTTGACGCCGATAGTCATCATGCGGGCAACACCCGCCTGGCGGGCACGCTCTATGACTCGCTCCAGATCCCTGCGATAGGCCTTATCATCCAGGTGGCAGTGACTGTCAAATAGTTTCATTTCATTCACATTTCACAAAAGTTGACGTATGTATTTTAAGCTATTTCAAATTTGGGGGTCATTTTTAAAGGTATGACCGGTTGAAAAAGGGACAAAGTCTTAATTTAATATTTAAAGCGATAACGGGCCAACCCGCCTGAGGCGGACAAGCGGGTAACGGGCTCAGCCTGATTGAATACCAATGATAGGCTTGATAATCAAGATTTTACCTTGATTTCAAACTCCGATTCTGACAATATAAATCTTTTAATCAACAGTACCACTTTGTGAAGGTGGCCAAATTGTCGGATGATAATTGCACCGGCAAAATATCGGTCTGGAGGTTGAGCATGTTTAAAATTGTTAAGCGAGAAGAGATGTCGGACGGCACAGTGGTCCTCAATGATATCGATGCGCCTAAGATTGCCCGCAAGGCCCTGCCAGGGCAGTTTGTTATCCTGAAGGCCAATGAAGAGGGCGAACGCATTCCATTGACAATGGCGGAAACAGACCCTGAAAAAGGGACCATCACCGTCATCTATCAGGTGGTGGGTAAATCGACGGCCCTGTTTAAAACCCTGCAGGTAGGTGACGGATATCAGGATGTGATTGGCCCCCTTGGAAAAGCAACCCATATTGAAAAAGTCGGTAATGTTGTCTGCGTGGGAGGCGGTACCGGAATCGCCGTATTGCATCCGATTACCCGGGCCCTAAAGGAGATCGGCAATCATGTGACCTGTATCATCGGGGCACGAACCAAGGATCTGTTGATTCTCGAGGACCGTATGAAGTCGGCTTCCCACGAATTGCACGTCTGTACCGACGACGGCTCTTACGGCCATCATGGGTTTGTCACCGATGTCCTAAAGGAAGTGCTGGAAAAAGGAGAAATTCAACAGGCTGTGGCCATCGGACCGGTTCCGATGATGAAATTCGTGTCATTGATGACCAAAGAATATAATGTGCCGACACTGGTCAGCCTCAATCCGATTATGGTGGATGGCACCGGTATGTGCGGCGGCTGCCGGGTTTCGGTCGGCGGGCATACCAAGTTTGCCTGTGTCGATGGGCCTGAATTTGATGCTCACAAGGTTGATTTCGACGAGCTGATGATGCGACTGCAGGCTTACTGCGATGATGAGCAGTCCTGCTACGAAGATTTTTGCACCATTCGCGATAGCAAATAAATAAAAAAAGCCGATTAAATCTGATCTCCAAATCCATTAGAGACGATGGTCGGTCCCGTTTCAACCGATTGCGCTTTGACGGAGGAAAGCATGACAGAAGCAGTGAAAAAGAAAGGCAAAAAGGAAAAGATACCCCGTGTTGCGATGCCCGAACAGGAAGCCGATGTTCGCAATAAAAATTTTTTAGAGGTCCCCACCGGTTACACGCCGGAGATGGCTGTGCTGGAAGCCCAGAGATGCCTGCAATGCAAAAAGCCCAACTGTGTGGCCGGCTGTCCGGTGGAAGTTGATATCCCCGGCTTTATTCAGCTCATCAAGGAAGAAAAATTTACCGAATCCATTCGCAATCTCTGGGGCAAAAACAGCCTGCCGGCGGTTTGCGGCCGCGTTTGTCCCCAGGAAATTCAATGTGAAGGCGTGTGCATCCTTGCCAAAAAGGGTGATCCGGTGGCCATCGGCAATCTGGAACGCTTTGCGGCTGACTGGGAAAGAGAAAATGGGACCGGTGAGCTGCCGCCTAAAGCCGCTCCTACCGGCAAAAAGGTTGCCGTGGTCGGCTCCGGGCCTTCCGGCCTGACAGTTGCCGGCGATTTGATTGTCAAAGGACATGATGTCACGGTGCTGGAGGCTTTCCATAAACCCGGCGGCGTATTGGTTTACGGTATCCCCGAATTCAGGCTTCCCAAGGCCATCGTGGCCCAGGAAGTCAATTTCCTGGAGCGGCTGGGGGTCAAAGTCGAATGCAATGCCGTCGTGGGCCGTACCGTCAGCCTGGACGAGCTTTTCGAAGAAGGCTATGACGCCATTTATCTGGGGGTGGGCGCCGGACTACCGCGCTTTATGAATATCCCAGGGGAAAATCTCGTGGGCATCCTGTCAGCCAATGAATATTTAACCCGGGCCAACTTAATGAAAGCCTATCTCTTCCCGGAAGTGGACACCCCCATCCCCATAGGCAAAGATGTGGTCGTGCTGGGCGC
This genomic stretch from Desulfobacterales bacterium harbors:
- a CDS encoding TatD family hydrolase; protein product: MKLFDSHCHLDDKAYRRDLERVIERARQAGVARMMTIGVNTKTATRAVKLAESHPDIYASVGFHPHDASQCSNGELDFLMELAQNPLVRAWGEIGLDYNRMYSPREDQEKWFTRQLHMAADLKLPVIFHERDTRGRFLEILKTDFKNENPGVVHCFSGTVPELQEYLELGLNIGITGIVTLRARGSDLRKMVPQIPANRLVVETDAPYLTPAPEKYHTRRNEPAFVKFVLLKLAEVRNEDPDQLAQTIWNNTNLLYRID
- a CDS encoding sulfide/dihydroorotate dehydrogenase-like FAD/NAD-binding protein — protein: MFKIVKREEMSDGTVVLNDIDAPKIARKALPGQFVILKANEEGERIPLTMAETDPEKGTITVIYQVVGKSTALFKTLQVGDGYQDVIGPLGKATHIEKVGNVVCVGGGTGIAVLHPITRALKEIGNHVTCIIGARTKDLLILEDRMKSASHELHVCTDDGSYGHHGFVTDVLKEVLEKGEIQQAVAIGPVPMMKFVSLMTKEYNVPTLVSLNPIMVDGTGMCGGCRVSVGGHTKFACVDGPEFDAHKVDFDELMMRLQAYCDDEQSCYEDFCTIRDSK
- the gltA gene encoding NADPH-dependent glutamate synthase, whose protein sequence is MTEAVKKKGKKEKIPRVAMPEQEADVRNKNFLEVPTGYTPEMAVLEAQRCLQCKKPNCVAGCPVEVDIPGFIQLIKEEKFTESIRNLWGKNSLPAVCGRVCPQEIQCEGVCILAKKGDPVAIGNLERFAADWERENGTGELPPKAAPTGKKVAVVGSGPSGLTVAGDLIVKGHDVTVLEAFHKPGGVLVYGIPEFRLPKAIVAQEVNFLERLGVKVECNAVVGRTVSLDELFEEGYDAIYLGVGAGLPRFMNIPGENLVGILSANEYLTRANLMKAYLFPEVDTPIPIGKDVVVLGAGNVAMDSARTAMRLGANKVQIVYRRSRQEMPARIAEIHHAEEEGIEFFLLTNPIEYLGDENGRLTGMTCLKMELGEPDDSGRRRPVPIEGSEFHLDCDLCIVAVGSGANPLLTASTPDLKLNQWGYIEADEETGKTYKRGVWAGGDIVTGAATVILAMGAGRKAADSIHDYLTIGW